The Terriglobus tenax genome contains a region encoding:
- a CDS encoding amidohydrolase family protein, whose product MRIDAHHHLWHYSTAEYAWISDAMSLLRKDYLLPQLENVMSASHVAAAVTVQARQTLEETRWLLGLAEQTDRIAGVVGWAPIAGEDFAMQMEPLLASRKLVGLRHIVQAEPAGFLDQQAFHRGMQHITACELTYDLLVYAHQLEEAIRFVDRHPRQRFVLDHCGKPNLRDGAFEPWNSQIRELAKRENVCCKISGLVTEADWTNWTADLLRPYVETVLDAFQPKRCMAGSDWPVVLLASTYSGWWTLLGQFASELSGHEQALLFGGSASAFYGLTTLDRSAACR is encoded by the coding sequence ATGCGGATCGATGCGCATCATCATCTCTGGCACTACAGCACGGCAGAGTATGCGTGGATCAGTGACGCGATGAGCCTGCTGCGCAAGGACTATCTGTTACCGCAGCTTGAGAATGTTATGTCAGCATCGCACGTGGCCGCGGCTGTCACCGTACAGGCCAGGCAAACGCTTGAAGAAACACGCTGGTTGCTGGGGCTTGCAGAGCAGACAGATCGTATTGCGGGCGTGGTGGGATGGGCGCCGATAGCCGGCGAAGACTTTGCCATGCAGATGGAGCCGCTTCTCGCCAGTCGCAAGCTCGTGGGTCTGCGGCATATTGTGCAGGCGGAGCCTGCGGGTTTTCTCGACCAGCAGGCGTTTCATCGGGGTATGCAGCACATCACCGCGTGCGAACTTACTTACGATCTGCTGGTCTATGCGCATCAGCTGGAAGAAGCGATTCGCTTTGTGGACCGGCATCCTCGTCAGCGTTTCGTGCTCGATCATTGTGGCAAGCCCAATCTTCGCGATGGGGCTTTCGAGCCATGGAATTCGCAGATACGCGAACTGGCAAAACGGGAGAACGTCTGTTGCAAAATTTCTGGCCTGGTGACGGAAGCGGACTGGACAAACTGGACAGCAGACTTGCTGCGTCCTTATGTCGAAACCGTGTTGGATGCTTTTCAGCCAAAGCGGTGCATGGCTGGTTCCGACTGGCCGGTTGTTCTGCTGGCATCAACCTATAGCGGGTGGTGGACACTTCTCGGACAGTTTGCTTCAGAGCTGAGCGGGCATGAACAGGCCTTGCTGTTTGGCGGCTCAGCTTCTGCGTTTTACGGACTCACGACCCTGGACCGGAGTGCGGCATGCAGATAA
- a CDS encoding RbsD/FucU family protein yields the protein MLRAGILNPSLNSLLARVRHTNTLVIADRGFPYWPLLETIDLTLVDNIPTVLQVLDALLPNFVIGKAWMAAEAREHNPAHVLQGFETRLGNLVFEPHVELKRRVPHAIGLIRTADTTQYANLVLESA from the coding sequence ATGCTTCGGGCCGGAATTCTGAACCCCTCCCTCAACTCGCTGCTGGCGCGTGTGCGTCACACCAACACGCTGGTGATCGCGGATCGTGGTTTTCCTTACTGGCCTTTGCTTGAGACCATCGACCTTACCCTGGTCGATAACATTCCCACGGTGCTGCAGGTATTGGATGCACTTCTGCCGAACTTTGTCATTGGCAAGGCATGGATGGCGGCCGAGGCTCGCGAACATAATCCTGCGCATGTCCTTCAGGGCTTCGAGACGCGTCTTGGCAATCTTGTTTTCGAGCCACATGTGGAGTTGAAGAGGCGTGTGCCTCATGCCATCGGTCTGATTCGCACGGCCGATACGACGCAATACGCCAACCTGGTCCTGGAGTCGGCGTGA
- a CDS encoding SDR family NAD(P)-dependent oxidoreductase has product MDEFLLSGRTAVVTGGASGIGLAIAQRFVQAGARVVVLDLNGDAVERVVASLGQGVTGFACDVGDADNVADVFRKIDAFGTTEVLVNSAGIAHIGTLSSTSPEDLDRLYRVNVRGTYLVMQAAVERMRAAGRGVILNMASIAATSGLPDRFAYSMTKGAVLSMTLSVARDFLADNIRCNCISPARVHTPFVDGFLAKNYPGRETEQMAKLAAAQPIGRMGKPEEIALLALYLCSDAASFITGVDYPIDGGFVNLR; this is encoded by the coding sequence ATGGATGAATTCCTTCTGAGCGGACGCACGGCCGTCGTCACCGGTGGCGCCAGCGGTATCGGCCTGGCGATTGCGCAACGCTTTGTCCAGGCCGGCGCGCGCGTGGTTGTCCTTGACTTGAATGGCGACGCGGTTGAACGCGTCGTCGCATCCCTGGGGCAAGGTGTTACAGGCTTCGCCTGCGATGTTGGAGACGCGGACAACGTTGCCGATGTCTTCCGGAAGATCGACGCCTTCGGCACAACCGAGGTGCTGGTCAACAGCGCAGGCATCGCGCATATCGGTACATTGAGCAGCACTTCGCCGGAGGACCTTGACCGGCTCTATCGTGTGAATGTGCGTGGAACGTACCTGGTGATGCAGGCCGCGGTAGAGCGGATGCGAGCGGCCGGTCGTGGCGTCATTCTGAACATGGCTTCCATTGCCGCAACCAGCGGTCTGCCTGATCGTTTTGCCTACTCCATGACGAAGGGCGCCGTGCTTTCCATGACACTCTCCGTAGCGCGCGACTTTCTTGCCGACAATATCCGCTGCAACTGCATCTCACCAGCCCGCGTTCATACACCGTTTGTCGATGGCTTTCTGGCAAAGAACTATCCAGGCCGCGAGACCGAGCAGATGGCGAAGCTTGCCGCGGCGCAGCCTATCGGACGCATGGGCAAACCGGAAGAGATTGCTTTGCTCGCACTCTATCTATGCAGTGATGCCGCCAGCTTCATCACCGGTGTCGATTACCCCATCGACGGCGGCTTCGTGAACCTTCGCTAA
- a CDS encoding L-fucose dehydrogenase yields MIAVTGGGAGIGEGITRACLAEGARVVVLSRASENVTRCIAELQAKSLPVELIETQLAEMDQCLAAVEKIQSTYGQLDGLVNNAGVNDGVGLASGSPERFMESLRQNLLHYYALAHYMLPLLKQARGSIVNISSKVALTGQGNTSAYAAAKGAQLALTREWAAELLPFGVRVNAVLPAEVMTPLYGRWLKTLPNPEEELHRIESRIPLGHRMTTIEEIGATTAFLLSPTQSSHTTGQHIVVDGGYTHLDRSLT; encoded by the coding sequence GTGATCGCTGTAACCGGCGGCGGCGCCGGCATCGGAGAAGGCATCACCCGCGCCTGCCTGGCAGAAGGAGCCCGTGTTGTCGTACTCAGCCGCGCTTCCGAAAACGTAACGCGCTGCATCGCGGAGTTGCAGGCAAAGTCGCTGCCGGTCGAGCTGATCGAAACACAACTGGCGGAGATGGACCAGTGCCTTGCCGCCGTGGAGAAGATTCAATCCACCTACGGACAACTGGATGGCCTGGTCAACAACGCCGGCGTCAATGATGGAGTGGGACTTGCCTCCGGCTCTCCGGAGCGCTTCATGGAGAGCCTTCGCCAGAACCTGCTGCACTATTACGCTCTGGCGCACTACATGCTCCCCCTGTTGAAACAGGCGCGCGGGTCCATCGTCAATATCTCATCGAAGGTCGCCCTGACCGGCCAGGGAAATACATCGGCCTACGCCGCCGCCAAGGGTGCACAACTGGCGCTCACACGCGAGTGGGCTGCCGAACTGCTTCCCTTTGGCGTGCGCGTCAACGCCGTGCTGCCGGCAGAGGTGATGACGCCACTCTACGGCCGCTGGCTCAAGACGTTGCCGAATCCTGAAGAAGAACTGCATCGCATTGAAAGCCGCATTCCGCTGGGACATCGCATGACGACGATTGAGGAGATTGGAGCGACGACGGCTTTTCTTCTCTCGCCCACGCAGTCCTCTCACACCACCGGGCAGCACATCGTGGTGGATGGCGGCTATACGCATCTCGATCGCTCCCTGACGTAA
- a CDS encoding IclR family transcriptional regulator, whose amino-acid sequence MTRTPKKTTKVSYATPALEKGLDVLELLAHEPAGLTKSEIARRLDRTVSEIFRMLVCLEERGYISQLRGDQYALTLKLFKLVQEHPPTARLIAEATPVMQRFSQETLQSCHMGVIENGRIVILAQVNAPTNVGFYVKLGTSIDIMEASSGYVILAHLDSIRLETTLAEWKRVTGKALPADLHAHLARIRRTGFEERKSYQIRGILNITFPIFDDRGSAVGALTVPYVEPVATSVSRADVVAAVQRAAKEITAAIGGRFPEQV is encoded by the coding sequence ATGACGCGTACGCCGAAGAAGACGACGAAAGTGAGTTATGCGACGCCAGCCCTGGAGAAAGGTCTGGATGTTCTGGAACTGCTGGCGCATGAGCCCGCCGGGCTGACCAAGAGCGAGATCGCACGCAGGCTGGACCGCACTGTCTCCGAGATCTTCCGTATGTTGGTCTGCCTGGAAGAGCGAGGCTACATCTCACAGTTGCGGGGCGACCAGTATGCCCTCACGCTCAAGCTCTTCAAACTGGTGCAGGAGCACCCACCCACGGCGCGGCTGATCGCCGAAGCCACACCCGTCATGCAGCGCTTCTCGCAGGAAACACTGCAAAGCTGCCACATGGGTGTGATTGAAAATGGCCGAATTGTCATCCTTGCCCAGGTCAACGCTCCAACCAATGTCGGCTTCTACGTCAAGCTCGGCACCAGCATCGACATCATGGAAGCATCGTCGGGATACGTCATACTTGCGCACCTGGACAGCATCCGGCTGGAGACGACACTGGCCGAGTGGAAGCGGGTCACCGGTAAGGCTCTCCCGGCGGACCTGCATGCCCACCTGGCCCGCATCCGCCGTACAGGGTTTGAGGAGCGCAAGAGCTACCAGATCCGCGGCATCCTCAATATCACCTTCCCCATCTTTGATGATCGCGGCTCAGCCGTTGGAGCACTGACTGTTCCGTACGTTGAACCCGTCGCGACATCGGTCTCGCGCGCCGATGTGGTCGCTGCCGTTCAGCGGGCAGCCAAGGAGATTACCGCGGCCATCGGAGGCCGTTTTCCGGAGCAGGTCTGA
- a CDS encoding glycoside hydrolase family 31 protein, giving the protein MRTRVLPLAVLLLGCLPALPQSAQGKPLLNGAEFSAGGTVLRIMALREDVLRVRMWREGHEPEDASWAVLPTARTAQVAVTPAAGGFETGALRVTVDAQLRLTVADKAGHVLQQDSEPVTWTGNRFRIRKKKSPDEHFFGLGDKPGPLDRAGQAFVMWNTDSFGWQESTDPIYKSIPFFISFQSGAAMGVLFDNTWRSFFDFGRELPDAYSFGAPDGPIDYYLLYGPEPKRVVESYAWLTGPTPLPPLWSLGFQQSRYSYEPESRLMEVANKLRADHIPADALYLDIDFQEKNRPFTVDQIKFPKFSQMVSDLARQQFHLVVITDLHIAHLPNAGYAPYDSGAAGDHFVKNPDGTTYVGPVWPGPSVFPDFTQESTRAWWGTLYKDFATQKVAGFWNDMNEPAVFTYPTKTMPDDVQHRIDEPGFARRTATHLEIHNVFGMENSRATYEGLLKLMPDQRPFVLTRASYAGGQRYAATWTGDNSSTWNHMRQTVPQLLNLGLSGFSMSGADVGGFAGSPSPDLLTRWLQLAAFQPIDRDHAAKGTRDHEPWVDGPQHEAIRRRFIEERYKLMPYLYTAAEETSRTGVPIMRPLFLEFPHATVDGHPLDLDAGGGEYMFGPDLLIAPSPSPEEVAPYEVHLPPGVWYDYWTGAKLDRRTAVAARDLEIRDTAAQAKPVMVTPKLEELPVYVHEGAILPLAPLMQSTSETPKGALTLRVYPGDHCAGSLYQDDGSTFAYTRGAYLRMSFTCEQRSDGTVKVHLGKREGSFQPWWKQIRVEVMGGPQGPRMQTVNDNGQETDVDVR; this is encoded by the coding sequence ATGCGCACACGTGTCCTGCCCCTGGCTGTACTTCTGCTCGGTTGTCTTCCGGCCCTCCCCCAATCCGCGCAGGGTAAACCTCTGCTCAACGGAGCGGAGTTTTCTGCCGGGGGCACCGTGCTGCGCATCATGGCTTTGCGAGAGGATGTGCTGCGCGTGCGGATGTGGCGCGAAGGCCATGAGCCGGAGGATGCTTCCTGGGCGGTGCTGCCCACTGCTCGAACGGCGCAGGTAGCTGTGACTCCGGCAGCCGGCGGTTTTGAGACAGGCGCTTTGCGGGTAACGGTGGATGCGCAACTCCGCCTGACTGTGGCGGACAAGGCCGGGCATGTTCTGCAGCAGGACAGCGAACCGGTGACGTGGACCGGGAACCGCTTCCGCATCCGCAAGAAGAAGTCTCCGGACGAACACTTCTTCGGCCTGGGGGATAAGCCGGGGCCGCTGGATCGCGCCGGGCAGGCCTTCGTGATGTGGAACACGGATAGCTTCGGCTGGCAGGAGTCGACCGACCCCATCTATAAGAGCATTCCGTTCTTCATCAGTTTTCAGTCCGGGGCGGCGATGGGCGTTCTGTTCGACAACACCTGGCGCAGCTTCTTCGACTTTGGCCGTGAACTTCCGGACGCGTACTCTTTCGGCGCTCCCGATGGGCCAATCGACTACTACCTGCTGTACGGACCGGAGCCGAAGCGCGTGGTGGAGAGCTACGCGTGGCTAACCGGGCCGACGCCGCTGCCGCCGCTGTGGAGCCTCGGCTTCCAGCAGTCGCGTTACAGCTATGAGCCGGAGTCGCGGTTGATGGAGGTTGCGAACAAGTTGCGCGCCGACCACATTCCAGCGGATGCGCTGTACCTGGACATCGACTTCCAGGAGAAGAACCGGCCATTCACGGTGGACCAGATCAAGTTCCCTAAGTTCTCCCAGATGGTGAGCGACCTGGCCCGTCAGCAGTTCCACCTGGTGGTGATCACCGATCTGCATATCGCCCACCTGCCGAACGCCGGCTACGCGCCATATGACAGTGGTGCAGCGGGAGATCACTTTGTGAAGAATCCCGATGGAACAACGTATGTTGGTCCGGTGTGGCCGGGGCCGTCCGTGTTTCCGGACTTCACGCAGGAGTCGACACGCGCCTGGTGGGGCACTTTGTACAAGGACTTCGCCACGCAGAAGGTTGCCGGCTTCTGGAATGACATGAACGAGCCGGCGGTCTTTACCTATCCCACGAAGACTATGCCGGATGATGTACAGCACCGCATTGACGAGCCCGGGTTTGCCCGGCGCACGGCGACACATCTTGAGATCCACAATGTTTTTGGCATGGAGAACTCGCGTGCAACCTATGAAGGGTTGCTGAAGCTGATGCCCGATCAGCGGCCGTTTGTACTGACGCGCGCCAGCTATGCTGGTGGACAACGGTATGCCGCGACATGGACCGGCGACAACAGTTCAACATGGAACCATATGCGGCAGACGGTGCCGCAACTCCTGAACCTTGGACTGAGCGGTTTCTCCATGAGCGGAGCCGATGTGGGAGGATTCGCCGGTTCGCCCTCGCCCGACCTGTTGACGCGGTGGCTGCAGCTTGCGGCCTTTCAACCGATTGATCGCGACCATGCAGCCAAGGGAACGCGCGATCATGAGCCATGGGTCGATGGCCCGCAGCATGAGGCGATTCGCCGCCGCTTTATTGAAGAGCGCTACAAGCTGATGCCATACCTGTACACCGCGGCAGAGGAGACATCGCGTACGGGCGTGCCGATCATGCGTCCGCTGTTTCTGGAGTTTCCGCATGCAACGGTCGATGGACATCCGCTGGACCTGGATGCTGGCGGAGGCGAGTATATGTTCGGGCCCGATCTGCTGATTGCTCCGTCGCCGTCACCGGAAGAGGTAGCGCCGTACGAGGTTCATCTGCCGCCGGGTGTCTGGTATGACTACTGGACCGGAGCGAAGCTGGACCGCCGCACTGCCGTGGCCGCACGCGATCTTGAGATTCGCGATACGGCTGCACAGGCGAAGCCGGTGATGGTAACGCCGAAGCTGGAGGAACTGCCGGTGTACGTACATGAGGGAGCCATCCTCCCGTTGGCTCCGCTGATGCAGAGCACCAGCGAAACGCCGAAGGGAGCGCTCACGTTGCGTGTGTATCCCGGCGATCATTGTGCAGGTTCGCTCTACCAGGACGATGGAAGCACCTTCGCCTACACGCGTGGTGCGTACCTGAGAATGAGCTTTACCTGCGAGCAGCGAAGCGACGGAACGGTAAAGGTGCATCTGGGCAAACGCGAGGGAAGCTTCCAGCCATGGTGGAAGCAGATTCGTGTGGAAGTGATGGGCGGCCCGCAGGGACCACGGATGCAAACCGTGAATGACAATGGCCAGGAGACGGATGTGGATGTCCGCTAA